The following proteins are encoded in a genomic region of Magallana gigas chromosome 1, xbMagGiga1.1, whole genome shotgun sequence:
- the LOC117685271 gene encoding uncharacterized protein has protein sequence MVHLLIGKYLNEVTFTTVLLCVVSLYEGVTSAVVPGERYRGPVVRVLEIIGQQQCVRECRHRPKLCRGVNYRKQELLCELVSAIDKTETNPDYVRIELNQTVNVPEMNQECLACSSDDQCVTLSSKKVHCIRDVTNLALHRPAKQSSTHAWTGVVTSANLAVDGNNGTDFIVDKCSCTVGGDTNPWWLVDLQAVYSITSVRIFNRGMDEWGLDLSDRLRNVTVTVGLTESDVNTPCGFFAGPGTLSQLVVIDCPTLPQGRLVKISISTEYLTLCEVEVLGYSV, from the exons ATGGTTCACCTTCTAATTGGTAAATATTTGAATGAAGTGACATTTACAACAGTACTGCTGTGTGTTGTATCATTGTACGAGGGAGTGACATCTGCGGTTGTTCCCGGTGAGAGGTATCGTGGTCCCGTTGTTCGGGTGTTGGAGATCATTGGACAACAGCAGTGTGTCCGGGAATGTAGACACAGACCCAAACTATGTCGAGGAGTCAACTACCGGAAACAGGAACTATTGTGTGAACTCGTGTCGGCCATCGACAAAACGGAAACCAATCCCGACTATGTTAGAATTGAACTCAATCAG ACTGTAAATGTACCAGAAATGAACCAGGAATGTCTGGCGTGCTCCTCAGACGATCAGTGTGTGACGTTGTCCAGTAAGAAAGTCCATTGTATTCGAG ATGTTACCAACCTAGCGTTGCATAGACCTGCAAAACAATCATCAACGCATGCATGGACAGGAGTGGTCACCTCAGCCAATTTGGCAGTTGATGGCAACAACGGTACAGACTTTATCGTCGACAAGTGTTCATGCACAGTGGGTGGAGACACGAATCCGTGGTGGTTGGTAGATCTGCAGGCTGTATATTCCATTACATCTGTCAGAATATTCAATAGAGGAATGGACGAGTGGGGACTAG aTTTGTCAGACCGACTGCGGAATGTCACCGTCACTGTAGGGCTGACAGAATCGGATGTCAACACTCCCTGCGGATTCTTTGCTGGTCCCGGTACTTTGTCTCAGCTGGTCGTCATCGACTGTCCGACATTACCACAGGGGAGATTGGTAAAGATCTCCATAAGCACTGAGTATCTCACTCTTTGTGAAGTTGAAGTGCTTGGATACTCTGTCTAA